AAGGGGGTGTAGGTGCCGGCGATCAGGAGATAAATCGCGTGATGGTCGAGGACCTGGAAGACCTCCTTCGCGCGCCCCCGCAGGCTGTGGTAGAGGGTCGACGACAGGTACAGCAGGAACAGCGTCACCCCATAGACGGTGAAACTGATGATCCGCGTGGCCCCGCCCTCGACCCCGGCCAGGGTGACCAGCACCGTCACCCCGATCAGGGCCAGCACGGCCCCGACCAGGTGGGTGATACTGTTGAAACGCTCGCCTTCGTACATGCTGGTTATGACTCGGTGTTTAACTTGTTCCTGACGCGTTACCAAGGCGTGGTTACACGCTCGCGAGCGGGGCACTGGGCTCAGCCCGACAGACCGTGCGGGTGCGTTTCCAACCATTTGCGCAGGCGGTTGGAGTCACCCACCGGGCTGCGCTTGCCGGGCGAATCCAGGAGCACGATCGAGAGCAGCCGCCCGCCGATGACGGCGCGCATGACCAGACAGTGCCCGGCCTCGTTCACGAAGCCGGTCTTGCTCAGTTCCAGGTGCCAGTCAGGGCTTCTTACCAGCGGATTGGTGTTGCGGTACTGCAAGGTGCCCGCGTCGCCGTAGGGGTGGACCTCCATGGACGCGCTGGTGGTGAGCTCGCGGATCAGGGGATAGGCCGCGGCCGCCCGCGCCATCATCACGAGGTCCTCCGCGGTGGAGGTGTTGTTGCCATCCAGGCCGGTGGGGTCCGCGAACCGGGAGTCGAGCATCCCCAGCGCCTCGGCCTTGCGGTTCATGGCCGCCACGAAGATCGGTTTGCCGCCGGGGAAGGTGGTCCGCCCCAGGGCCGCAGCAGCGCGGTTGTCGGAGGACATCAGGGCGACGGCCAGTACCTCGCGCCGTTGCAGGGTGGCCGCCCGGTCGATGCGCAGGCGCGAACGGCTATGGCGCAGTTGGTCCCGGTCCTCCTCCAGGATCGTCAGGGGTTGGTCCAAAGGCACCGCGGAATCCAGCACCACCATGGCCGTCATGAGCTTGGTGATGGAGGCGATGGGTCGCTGGTCGCGGGTCCCTTTGGCATAGAGGGCCCGGCCCGCCTCGTCCACCACCAGGGCCGAGGCCGAGCTGAGGCCTAGGCCCGGCGGGACCAGCTCGGCGATGGGGGGGCGGGGCGGCCGTTGCGGGGCCGGCGGCTGGACGATGACGGGGATCGGCGGCGCGGGCGCGGGAGTGTCCCCAGCGGACTGCGCGGCGACCTGGGCGGGGCGCGGCGGCACCAAGGCCAGGGCCAGCGGCAGCACCAGGGCCAGCGCCAGCGCCGGCAGGGACCAAGGGGTGCGGGGTTTCGATCTCACTGGGATATCCTTGCAGGACTGATGGCGCGGGTAGTGCGGCGCACCGGGTGAACCCACCCGGGCGGGTGAGCGGTGACGGGCGGTGCCGCGGACAGTTGCTATAGTATCCCGGGTTGCGCCG
The DNA window shown above is from Candidatus Thiodictyon syntrophicum and carries:
- a CDS encoding serine hydrolase, whose product is MRSKPRTPWSLPALALALVLPLALALVPPRPAQVAAQSAGDTPAPAPPIPVIVQPPAPQRPPRPPIAELVPPGLGLSSASALVVDEAGRALYAKGTRDQRPIASITKLMTAMVVLDSAVPLDQPLTILEEDRDQLRHSRSRLRIDRAATLQRREVLAVALMSSDNRAAAALGRTTFPGGKPIFVAAMNRKAEALGMLDSRFADPTGLDGNNTSTAEDLVMMARAAAAYPLIRELTTSASMEVHPYGDAGTLQYRNTNPLVRSPDWHLELSKTGFVNEAGHCLVMRAVIGGRLLSIVLLDSPGKRSPVGDSNRLRKWLETHPHGLSG